The proteins below come from a single Mucilaginibacter mali genomic window:
- a CDS encoding BlaI/MecI/CopY family transcriptional regulator produces the protein MEKLTIQEEEAMQAIWQTGGGIIKDFLDVMNEPAPPYTTLASTVKNLERKNFVASEKHGNTYRYKPTIVEADYKKRFMNGFVSDYFQNSYKELVTFFAKEKKISANELQDIINLIENNKK, from the coding sequence ATGGAAAAATTAACAATACAGGAAGAAGAAGCAATGCAGGCCATCTGGCAAACAGGCGGTGGTATCATCAAAGATTTTTTAGATGTGATGAACGAGCCGGCTCCCCCCTACACCACCCTTGCATCAACTGTGAAAAACCTGGAACGCAAGAATTTTGTAGCCAGCGAAAAACATGGCAATACCTATCGCTACAAACCAACCATTGTAGAAGCCGATTATAAAAAACGTTTCATGAACGGTTTTGTGAGCGATTACTTCCAAAATTCGTACAAAGAGTTGGTTACCTTCTTCGCTAAAGAAAAGAAGATCAGCGCCAACGAACTGCAGGATATTATCAACCTTATCGAAAACAATAAAAAATAA
- a CDS encoding Hint domain-containing protein, whose protein sequence is MRKLLSTLLLASAVTLSQAQTKAPNPRPLTMDEYNKAQTFAIADLDKDTYVKFENTYVLDRYEARKPYFITGTDGLKKRIDLYKLIAKDGMQEIGMMVFYTNEKGKLYKAVVPDFTADAKVWDKYFNDIDNINKEEANFILKLSYVLSKEMAFQQYKVLNGGKDMKEENATYGNDICFPGDEEVTMANGSKKLLNNIKPGDEVISIDPTTKAASVVKVKELTTHDAKNYALTRLVLVSVITKDTKEGQLVNLNSKVLQATPNHPMMTKDGNIKIGQIAEGQEVLCLNEQTGKYEAFTVLQKSEKGGGVQKVYNIVADGGSTLLMNGVMVMQK, encoded by the coding sequence ATGCGTAAATTATTATCTACATTACTGTTAGCTTCGGCTGTTACTTTATCGCAGGCACAAACCAAGGCGCCAAATCCCCGTCCGCTTACTATGGACGAATACAATAAGGCCCAAACCTTCGCCATTGCCGATTTGGATAAGGATACCTATGTAAAGTTTGAAAACACTTATGTGCTCGACCGGTACGAAGCCCGCAAACCATACTTCATTACGGGTACCGACGGGTTAAAAAAGCGTATCGACCTATATAAACTAATTGCCAAGGATGGTATGCAGGAAATTGGCATGATGGTATTTTACACCAACGAGAAAGGTAAGCTATACAAAGCCGTAGTGCCTGATTTTACCGCCGATGCCAAAGTTTGGGATAAGTACTTTAACGATATCGACAACATCAACAAAGAGGAAGCCAACTTTATCCTGAAACTATCTTACGTACTTTCAAAAGAAATGGCCTTTCAGCAATATAAGGTACTTAACGGCGGCAAGGACATGAAGGAGGAAAACGCCACCTACGGCAACGATATCTGCTTCCCCGGCGATGAGGAAGTAACCATGGCCAACGGCAGTAAGAAATTATTGAATAATATTAAGCCCGGGGATGAGGTGATCTCTATCGACCCAACTACCAAAGCGGCCAGTGTGGTGAAAGTGAAAGAACTGACTACCCACGATGCCAAAAACTATGCATTAACCCGCCTGGTATTGGTATCGGTTATTACGAAAGACACAAAAGAAGGTCAGCTGGTTAACCTGAACAGTAAAGTTTTACAAGCTACACCCAACCACCCGATGATGACCAAAGACGGCAATATTAAAATTGGCCAGATTGCAGAGGGACAAGAAGTGCTTTGCCTTAATGAGCAGACCGGAAAGTATGAGGCATTCACTGTGCTGCAGAAAAGCGAAAAGGGCGGAGGTGTACAAAAAGTATATAACATTGTAGCCGACGGTGGCAGCACCCTGCTGATGAATGGTGTGATGGTGATGCAGAAGTAA
- a CDS encoding heparinase II/III domain-containing protein, protein MKIKTRLLLTALWLFCVAFSLKAQVTQRNLLQKFSMQQVGQWLIPQSTWQPFPKTAAEWRRQLPDTLIKKIINNGEAALKKPFNDIPATVTLEYVRTGNRSHYEALSFAKRNQLFDMIMAEAVEDKGRFTDHIADGIWSICEETFWGATAHLSAQKAGSGLPDAQEPIVELFSAETAATLAWADYFVGPKLEKVSKLIRPRIYYEVNRRLLTPMLTAKYGWMGAGKPDAKLNNWAPWIMSNYITANLLLEKDETKRAQAIGIAMKITDQYINGLGDDAGCDEGPSYWFAAGGAVFDVLNQLADVSNNKLSIYADPFIQKMAAYIYKTHIAGKYFINVADAHPEISADGVMIYRFGKAVNDPKMTAFGSWAFSNLQHKAVAIEQFHRTRTLYNMFALNTLSGSDNKYTDVPDAWFSDVQLMVSRTNNGLFVASHAGNNGESHNHNDVGDFMIYADGYPVIIDVGSGTYTARTFGKERYELWFNTSPFHNLPVINGNAQSAGVKFAASNVKYDLDKSVAKLTMDIKDAYPATAAINSWQRDVTVNKSGRIEITDNYKASAPVKTLNQSFMTVCPTDISQAGKLIFGLPNGQKLTLEYDATVWDVKKEKIDLVTPEDQGLKSSWHQQDIYRILLTAKAVANNRIVKYIIHK, encoded by the coding sequence ATGAAAATAAAAACCAGGCTATTGCTTACAGCTTTATGGCTGTTTTGCGTTGCATTTAGCTTAAAGGCGCAGGTAACCCAGCGTAACCTGCTGCAAAAATTCAGTATGCAGCAAGTTGGGCAATGGCTCATCCCGCAAAGTACATGGCAGCCATTCCCCAAAACAGCCGCCGAATGGCGCAGGCAACTGCCCGATACACTGATCAAAAAGATCATTAACAACGGTGAAGCAGCTTTGAAGAAACCTTTTAACGATATCCCTGCCACCGTAACGCTTGAATATGTGCGCACCGGCAACCGCAGCCATTACGAGGCGCTCTCTTTTGCTAAGCGCAACCAGTTATTTGACATGATAATGGCCGAGGCTGTTGAAGATAAGGGCCGCTTCACCGATCATATTGCCGATGGTATATGGTCGATATGCGAGGAAACATTTTGGGGGGCCACGGCCCATCTGAGCGCGCAAAAGGCAGGTTCAGGCTTGCCCGACGCGCAGGAGCCGATAGTCGAACTATTCTCGGCCGAAACCGCAGCCACTTTAGCCTGGGCAGATTATTTTGTTGGCCCAAAGCTGGAAAAGGTTTCAAAACTGATCCGCCCGCGCATTTATTACGAAGTGAACCGCAGGCTCCTCACCCCTATGCTTACCGCTAAGTATGGCTGGATGGGCGCCGGAAAGCCAGACGCTAAGCTAAATAACTGGGCGCCCTGGATCATGAGCAATTATATTACTGCCAACCTGCTGCTTGAAAAGGATGAAACTAAGCGCGCGCAGGCTATTGGAATAGCCATGAAAATTACCGATCAGTACATCAACGGGCTTGGCGACGACGCCGGTTGCGATGAAGGGCCCAGCTACTGGTTTGCGGCGGGAGGCGCTGTGTTTGATGTATTGAACCAACTGGCTGATGTAAGCAATAATAAACTGAGTATTTATGCCGATCCCTTTATCCAAAAAATGGCGGCTTATATTTATAAAACGCACATTGCCGGCAAATACTTTATCAACGTGGCCGATGCTCACCCCGAAATTTCGGCCGATGGTGTGATGATCTATCGCTTCGGCAAGGCCGTTAACGATCCGAAGATGACCGCATTCGGTAGTTGGGCCTTCAGCAATCTCCAACATAAGGCTGTGGCTATCGAGCAATTTCATCGTACACGAACCTTATATAATATGTTCGCACTAAATACGCTGTCAGGCAGTGATAATAAATACACCGATGTGCCTGATGCCTGGTTCAGCGATGTGCAGTTGATGGTATCACGTACTAACAATGGCCTGTTTGTAGCATCGCATGCGGGTAATAATGGCGAGAGCCATAACCACAATGATGTCGGCGATTTTATGATTTATGCTGATGGCTACCCGGTTATTATTGATGTGGGGTCGGGTACTTATACGGCGCGCACCTTTGGTAAGGAGCGATATGAATTGTGGTTTAACACCTCTCCTTTTCATAACCTGCCGGTAATTAATGGAAACGCGCAAAGTGCCGGTGTTAAATTCGCTGCAAGCAATGTAAAATACGACCTTGATAAATCGGTAGCCAAACTGACGATGGACATTAAGGATGCTTACCCCGCCACGGCCGCAATTAATAGCTGGCAGCGTGATGTAACTGTTAATAAATCGGGCAGGATCGAGATCACAGATAACTACAAAGCATCCGCACCAGTAAAAACATTAAACCAAAGTTTTATGACGGTATGCCCTACCGATATCAGCCAGGCGGGTAAATTGATATTCGGCTTACCGAACGGTCAAAAATTAACACTTGAGTATGACGCTACCGTATGGGATGTAAAGAAGGAAAAGATCGACCTGGTTACGCCTGAAGACCAGGGTTTAAAGTCAAGCTGGCATCAGCAGGATATTTACCGTATACTACTAACCGCCAAAGCTGTAGCAAATAACCGTATTGTAAAATATATTATACACAAATAA
- a CDS encoding pyridoxal phosphate-dependent aminotransferase → MATSLNRRNWIKTSALMAGGLAVASGTLEKLSAMPLKQSLASPLNSCLTDREAILQAPPVMKARLSANENPFGPSAAAKKAIQEAIDTSYQYPFANTRTLMMKIAEHEGVTPQNILMDAGSTPILAAAGTFYGMGGKEIISGEVSYDDLPSHAERLGSKWVKVPMTSDYKLDLDAMEAKVNANTGLVYICNPNNPTATVVDTQKLKDFCERVSKKTMVFVDEAYIDYMPDPKSATMIDMVKKGSNIIVARTFSKLYGFAGLRCGYIIAQPQTARTLSGYATGVMSLNALTIAAAIAAYQETDFLQDALKKTLASKEYLYSVLKKEGYDYIPSSANFVLFPVKMEAQRFVQELNNRGVSVRPWKMNGKDYCRVSIGRMDEMEAFAEAFKQIS, encoded by the coding sequence ATGGCTACCTCACTCAATCGCAGAAACTGGATAAAAACCAGCGCTTTAATGGCCGGGGGACTGGCTGTTGCATCAGGAACTTTAGAAAAACTATCGGCAATGCCGCTTAAGCAATCTTTAGCAAGCCCTTTAAATAGCTGTCTTACCGACCGGGAGGCCATATTACAGGCGCCACCGGTAATGAAGGCGCGTCTTTCGGCTAACGAGAACCCGTTCGGGCCATCAGCTGCCGCAAAGAAGGCCATACAGGAAGCCATTGATACCAGCTATCAGTATCCTTTTGCCAATACGCGCACGCTGATGATGAAGATTGCCGAACACGAGGGCGTTACCCCGCAAAACATCCTGATGGATGCCGGTTCGACCCCGATACTGGCTGCGGCCGGTACATTTTATGGCATGGGTGGCAAGGAGATCATCTCGGGCGAGGTATCGTACGATGACCTGCCATCGCACGCCGAGCGGTTAGGCTCTAAATGGGTAAAGGTGCCCATGACATCCGATTATAAACTCGACCTGGATGCCATGGAAGCTAAAGTAAATGCCAATACAGGCCTGGTGTATATCTGTAACCCTAACAATCCTACAGCTACCGTAGTAGATACCCAAAAGCTAAAGGATTTTTGCGAACGCGTAAGTAAAAAGACCATGGTTTTTGTTGATGAAGCCTACATCGATTATATGCCCGACCCGAAAAGCGCTACCATGATAGATATGGTGAAGAAAGGCAGTAACATTATCGTGGCCCGCACTTTCTCTAAATTGTATGGCTTTGCTGGTTTGCGTTGTGGCTATATCATCGCGCAGCCACAAACAGCGCGTACGCTAAGCGGTTACGCTACCGGCGTAATGAGCCTTAACGCGCTTACTATAGCTGCCGCGATAGCCGCTTACCAGGAGACCGATTTTTTGCAGGATGCCTTGAAGAAGACCCTGGCTTCTAAAGAGTATCTGTATTCTGTATTGAAGAAGGAGGGTTACGATTATATTCCTTCATCGGCCAACTTTGTGCTTTTCCCTGTTAAAATGGAGGCCCAGCGCTTTGTACAGGAGCTGAACAACCGGGGCGTAAGCGTGCGCCCATGGAAAATGAATGGCAAAGATTACTGCCGTGTAAGCATTGGCCGCATGGACGAGATGGAGGCCTTTGCTGAAGCGTTTAAACAAATATCATAA
- a CDS encoding c-type cytochrome: MKKFYCILTLLISFSFASTYAQAHKPAAKAPAGGLSASVAAGKKVYTLYCLTCHQADGGGVPNMNPPLIKTSYVLGDKNKIIKIVLKGFNENVEINGDTYTNVMPPQATLTDQEIADVLTYVRNSFGNKAAAIKSADVKKVRTSLK, encoded by the coding sequence ATGAAGAAATTTTATTGCATCCTAACACTGTTGATTAGTTTTTCGTTTGCCAGTACTTATGCCCAGGCACATAAACCTGCCGCGAAAGCGCCTGCGGGTGGATTGAGCGCATCGGTGGCCGCAGGCAAAAAAGTTTATACCCTCTACTGCCTCACCTGCCACCAGGCCGATGGCGGCGGCGTACCCAACATGAACCCACCGCTTATAAAAACCAGCTATGTACTGGGCGATAAGAATAAGATCATTAAAATTGTACTGAAGGGCTTTAACGAGAACGTGGAAATAAACGGCGATACCTACACCAATGTAATGCCCCCACAAGCTACACTTACCGACCAGGAAATAGCCGATGTATTAACTTATGTTCGCAATAGCTTCGGAAATAAAGCTGCAGCTATAAAGTCTGCTGATGTTAAGAAGGTTCGCACAAGCCTGAAGTAA
- a CDS encoding M56 family metallopeptidase, giving the protein MPALFIYLIKVNVALLIFCAGYYAVLRHLTFYNLNRIYLVTAIVFSTLYPSVNLSDFLNRHEEISRPIQVVIVNWQEPVKSITKTFLGRDVWFWLQAAFWTGVILFAIRLGMQLLSLYRLHKRSEPAQLHHYVIRVIRGNINPFSFWQSIYINPDNHDPRELDAILEHEHIHVSQWHTLDILLGEISAIFYWFNPGVWLMKRAIRENIEFITDNKILQKGVDCKAYQYSLLNVNFGAQGNAIVNHFNISTIKKRIIMMNAKRSSNVNITRYLFLIPAVMMLLLVFSVSKAELNKAVKTTSAHMMRTFKTVITKIDLLPGNEENTAAVTREPSPVLSAVSTIRFDSDTTPVKATERTLFADTGRKITLKLKGGNSDEQPDIYLDGVKMSPDALSSINSESISNINVIKNSTSAPHGVIRIVTKGHEDKDVTGHFLIDGHILIDTTPVNIKGRINAISLTKPVEGLMIDGKPNEEVIVTGYSSRNITKVRLNGKDVPASDVHNVQVKGDSIKALMIASKTGARTVGGTQIYSLKKADGKNSLDSVTVRNVVGISTRSAQLKPGNAFAFSTAPVTIDKLSELLIILNGKEITQKQFKKVSAGDLESVTVLKDAAAIAKYGDKGKKGVLIVTTKK; this is encoded by the coding sequence ATGCCGGCCTTGTTTATTTACCTGATAAAAGTGAATGTAGCCCTGCTCATTTTTTGCGCCGGGTATTACGCTGTACTGCGCCACCTTACCTTTTATAACCTCAACAGGATATACCTGGTAACGGCTATTGTTTTTTCAACGCTGTATCCCAGCGTCAACCTGTCGGATTTTCTGAACCGTCACGAGGAGATCTCGCGCCCGATACAGGTTGTCATCGTCAACTGGCAGGAACCGGTTAAATCTATAACCAAAACATTTTTGGGCCGCGATGTTTGGTTTTGGCTGCAGGCCGCTTTTTGGACGGGTGTTATCCTGTTCGCTATCAGGCTGGGGATGCAATTGCTTTCGCTGTATCGCCTGCATAAACGCTCGGAACCGGCGCAATTGCACCACTATGTTATCAGGGTGATCAGGGGTAATATCAACCCATTCTCGTTTTGGCAAAGCATTTATATCAACCCGGATAATCACGATCCGCGCGAGTTGGATGCCATACTGGAACATGAGCACATCCATGTAAGCCAATGGCACACGCTGGATATACTGCTGGGCGAGATCAGCGCGATATTTTATTGGTTTAACCCCGGTGTATGGTTAATGAAAAGGGCCATCCGCGAGAATATTGAGTTTATAACCGATAATAAAATATTACAAAAAGGTGTCGATTGCAAAGCTTATCAATACAGCCTGCTGAACGTAAACTTCGGCGCGCAGGGTAACGCGATAGTGAACCATTTCAACATCTCCACCATTAAAAAACGCATTATCATGATGAACGCTAAAAGATCTTCGAACGTAAACATTACCCGGTACCTGTTTTTGATACCTGCCGTAATGATGTTATTATTAGTATTTTCGGTATCGAAAGCTGAACTGAACAAAGCGGTAAAGACCACCAGCGCGCATATGATGCGCACTTTTAAAACGGTAATCACCAAGATAGACCTGCTACCCGGTAATGAAGAAAACACCGCGGCAGTTACCCGCGAGCCATCGCCGGTATTAAGCGCAGTAAGCACCATACGTTTCGACTCGGACACTACACCTGTAAAAGCAACCGAACGTACACTTTTTGCCGACACTGGCAGAAAAATAACCCTTAAACTCAAGGGTGGCAATAGCGACGAGCAACCGGATATTTATTTAGATGGAGTTAAGATGAGCCCCGATGCTTTAAGTAGTATAAACTCCGAAAGCATTTCTAATATTAATGTAATTAAAAATTCGACCAGCGCGCCGCATGGTGTTATACGGATTGTTACCAAAGGACATGAAGATAAAGATGTAACCGGACATTTCTTGATAGACGGACATATATTAATAGACACTACGCCGGTAAACATTAAAGGCAGGATTAACGCCATAAGTTTAACTAAACCCGTTGAAGGGCTGATGATAGACGGCAAGCCAAACGAGGAAGTGATCGTAACCGGTTACTCATCGCGAAATATCACCAAAGTGCGCCTGAACGGTAAGGACGTACCGGCATCGGATGTACATAATGTGCAGGTTAAAGGCGACTCGATAAAAGCGCTGATGATCGCCTCTAAAACTGGCGCCCGGACGGTGGGTGGTACGCAGATATATAGTTTAAAAAAGGCCGATGGTAAAAACAGCCTCGATTCGGTAACTGTGAGGAATGTGGTTGGTATATCAACAAGGTCGGCACAGCTAAAACCTGGAAACGCCTTTGCTTTTAGCACAGCGCCTGTTACTATTGATAAACTTTCGGAATTGCTGATTATTTTGAACGGCAAGGAAATTACCCAAAAGCAATTCAAAAAAGTATCAGCCGGTGATTTGGAAAGTGTGACTGTATTAAAGGATGCGGCCGCTATTGCCAAATATGGCGATAAAGGCAAAAAGGGCGTACTGATCGTAACCACTAAAAAATAG
- a CDS encoding flavin monoamine oxidase family protein, whose translation MKTISRRDFLGKSAMLAGGAYPAMMALGMLRAAPAHAFNLEGRVAGKHIIILGGGLAGMTSAYELAKLGYTCTILEARQRAGGRCWSIRNGSTNTETDKPIATAHFDDGLYFNAGPSRIPHHHQLTLHYCKELNVPIQVYNNVNEGAYYFAEGKGPLSNKKVRVREVHNDIRGYMTEMLAKTMDHGNLDAALTKEDAEKVIEYLRAEGGLDTDKLYKASARRGYSEAPGAGDRPGKISDPHKLADIIHSGLMDPDFYNVAEYTYELQMTMFQAVGGMDQIAKALEKKVAQSLKLGAEVTKITNTANGVTIEYKDAQGMHSLNGDMCICTLPLPVLSNINNNFSSDVSRAIDYIDYMKTGKIGLQFKRRFWEEDDHIYGGITHTNNELTQIFYPSYDYLGKKGILIGYYNFNDKAKRTGELSYADREKLALEKGRLVHPQYDTEFEKSFSVSWHKTKYNLGGWAEYTTDARKNQYPALLKPDGRVYFAGEHLTYLNAWMAGAFESARSVVAALHARITEQRIKYPAQGAKG comes from the coding sequence TTGAAAACAATATCCAGGCGAGACTTTTTAGGTAAGAGCGCGATGCTTGCAGGCGGCGCGTACCCGGCTATGATGGCCCTGGGCATGCTTCGTGCCGCACCCGCGCACGCTTTTAACCTTGAAGGCAGGGTAGCAGGCAAGCATATCATTATATTGGGTGGTGGTTTAGCCGGTATGACCAGCGCTTATGAGTTGGCCAAACTGGGTTACACCTGTACCATATTAGAGGCCCGGCAGCGCGCCGGTGGCCGGTGCTGGAGTATCCGCAATGGCAGTACCAATACCGAAACAGATAAACCTATTGCCACCGCGCACTTTGATGATGGCCTTTATTTTAACGCCGGCCCGTCGCGGATACCACATCACCATCAACTAACCCTCCATTATTGTAAGGAACTGAACGTACCGATACAGGTTTATAATAACGTAAATGAGGGGGCATATTATTTTGCAGAGGGTAAAGGCCCGCTATCCAATAAAAAGGTCCGCGTACGTGAAGTACATAACGATATCCGCGGTTATATGACCGAGATGCTGGCCAAAACCATGGATCATGGCAATTTGGATGCAGCATTGACCAAAGAGGATGCCGAAAAGGTGATCGAATACCTGCGCGCTGAGGGCGGTCTTGACACCGATAAACTCTATAAAGCATCCGCCCGCCGTGGTTATAGTGAAGCACCAGGAGCCGGGGATAGGCCCGGCAAAATATCTGATCCGCATAAACTGGCGGATATTATCCACTCCGGCCTGATGGACCCCGATTTTTATAATGTGGCCGAATACACCTACGAGTTGCAGATGACCATGTTTCAGGCGGTTGGCGGGATGGATCAGATAGCGAAGGCATTGGAGAAAAAGGTTGCCCAAAGCCTGAAACTGGGTGCCGAGGTAACAAAGATCACCAATACAGCTAATGGCGTAACTATTGAATATAAGGACGCGCAAGGTATGCATAGCCTTAACGGCGATATGTGTATCTGCACATTGCCCTTGCCGGTGCTAAGTAATATCAATAACAATTTTTCGTCGGATGTGAGCCGGGCGATCGATTATATCGACTATATGAAGACCGGTAAGATCGGTCTGCAATTTAAACGCCGCTTTTGGGAAGAGGACGACCATATTTACGGCGGCATCACCCATACCAATAACGAGCTGACGCAGATCTTCTACCCATCTTACGATTACCTGGGTAAAAAGGGCATCCTGATCGGCTACTACAACTTTAACGATAAAGCTAAACGCACCGGCGAGTTAAGCTATGCCGACCGTGAAAAACTGGCGCTGGAAAAAGGCCGCCTGGTACACCCGCAGTATGATACTGAGTTTGAAAAATCGTTCTCGGTAAGCTGGCATAAAACTAAATACAATTTGGGCGGATGGGCCGAGTACACCACCGATGCCCGTAAAAACCAATACCCAGCGCTGCTAAAACCCGATGGGCGTGTCTACTTCGCGGGCGAACATTTAACCTACCTGAATGCCTGGATGGCGGGTGCCTTCGAATCCGCGAGGAGCGTTGTGGCGGCATTACATGCGCGCATAACCGAACAACGCATTAAATACCCGGCACAGGGTGCAAAGGGATAA
- a CDS encoding PQQ-dependent sugar dehydrogenase, with product MKKKTLLASFLPMLITAAILIVGPSFRTAFYKAVDSKQDNTGLKLPAGFSANITAETGARTRHIVVAPNGIIYLKLARPDKEGKAILVYKQGADGKATKVSGFANYGGTGIYLKNGYLYASSNTEVFRYKLNANYEVINPNEPERIIRDLKMGRQHETKSIVLDNDGNVYVNIGAYSNSCQKEDRAKGSMGIPGCPILDSAGGIWMFRADKLNQTYKDGVRYTTGLRNVVGLDWNQQLNQLFVMQHGRDQLHDIFPDMYTTKESAELPAECMYALKKGDNAGWPYIYYDQIQHKKILAPEYGGDKKKEGDKSIIDPAVAFPGHLAPNGLLFYTGNQFPERYKNGAFIAFHGSWNRAPEPQAGTFVVFQPFKNGKPSGDWEIFADNFSGSPEKTAAGRPDHKPCGLAQGADGSLYVTDDVKGTVYRISYKK from the coding sequence ATGAAAAAGAAAACCCTGTTAGCATCGTTTTTACCGATGTTAATCACTGCCGCTATCTTAATAGTTGGCCCCAGTTTCCGAACGGCATTTTACAAAGCCGTTGATAGTAAGCAAGATAACACCGGCCTTAAACTGCCTGCGGGCTTCAGCGCAAATATTACTGCCGAAACCGGTGCGCGCACCAGGCATATTGTTGTAGCGCCCAATGGTATCATTTACCTTAAACTGGCCCGTCCTGATAAGGAAGGCAAAGCTATTTTAGTATATAAACAAGGCGCTGACGGTAAGGCTACCAAGGTATCGGGCTTTGCAAATTATGGTGGCACTGGTATCTACCTTAAAAATGGCTACTTGTATGCGTCATCTAATACCGAAGTTTTTCGTTATAAACTGAACGCTAATTACGAAGTGATCAACCCGAACGAACCTGAAAGGATCATCCGGGACTTGAAAATGGGCCGTCAGCATGAAACAAAATCTATTGTGCTGGATAACGACGGCAATGTTTACGTAAACATCGGTGCCTATTCAAACTCCTGCCAAAAGGAAGACCGTGCCAAAGGCTCGATGGGGATCCCCGGCTGCCCGATATTAGATTCGGCAGGTGGCATTTGGATGTTCAGAGCTGATAAACTGAACCAAACTTATAAAGATGGCGTGCGCTATACCACTGGTTTGCGTAACGTAGTGGGCCTCGACTGGAACCAGCAACTGAACCAGTTATTTGTAATGCAACATGGACGCGACCAGTTACACGATATCTTCCCGGACATGTATACCACCAAAGAATCGGCAGAACTGCCCGCCGAATGTATGTACGCGTTGAAAAAGGGCGACAATGCCGGCTGGCCATATATCTACTACGACCAGATACAGCACAAAAAAATCTTAGCGCCTGAATATGGCGGCGACAAGAAAAAGGAAGGCGATAAGTCTATTATCGATCCGGCAGTAGCATTTCCTGGACACCTTGCCCCTAACGGCTTGCTGTTCTATACCGGCAATCAATTTCCTGAACGATACAAGAACGGTGCTTTCATCGCGTTCCATGGCTCGTGGAACCGCGCACCGGAACCGCAGGCAGGTACCTTCGTAGTTTTCCAGCCATTTAAAAACGGCAAGCCATCAGGCGATTGGGAAATATTTGCCGATAATTTTTCGGGTAGTCCTGAAAAAACTGCCGCCGGTCGCCCCGATCATAAACCTTGCGGCCTGGCCCAGGGTGCAGATGGTTCGCTTTATGTAACCGACGACGTAAAAGGAACTGTATATCGTATATCTTATAAAAAATAA
- a CDS encoding aldo/keto reductase, whose amino-acid sequence MEKRELGKTGIAVSPLMFGGNVFGWTIDEATSFKLLDAFTDAGLNFVDTADVYSRWVQGNKGGESETIIGNWFKRSGKRDKIVLATKVGKDMGDGKKGLAAGYIKQAIEDSLKRLQTDYIDLYQSHDDDLNTPFEETLEAYSQLIKEGKVRVIGASNYKTNRLAQALQVSAEKNLASYQTLQPEYNLYARQDYETNLEPLCLERGLGVVPFYSLASGFLTGKYRSEADFNKSKRGGGMTKYLNDRGLRILDSLDKIADQYQTSQASVALAWLMSRPSITAPIVSATSIGQLKDLIDATELNLSEEGVRVLDEASAY is encoded by the coding sequence ATGGAAAAACGCGAATTAGGAAAAACCGGGATAGCTGTTAGTCCGCTAATGTTTGGCGGCAATGTATTTGGCTGGACGATAGACGAAGCCACCTCCTTTAAACTGCTGGATGCCTTTACCGACGCCGGCCTTAACTTTGTAGATACCGCCGATGTATACTCGCGCTGGGTGCAGGGAAATAAGGGTGGCGAATCGGAAACCATTATTGGTAACTGGTTTAAGCGATCGGGCAAGCGTGATAAAATTGTATTGGCCACTAAGGTTGGCAAGGATATGGGCGATGGCAAAAAGGGGCTTGCAGCCGGGTATATCAAACAAGCGATCGAAGATTCCTTAAAACGCTTGCAAACTGATTATATCGACCTGTACCAATCGCACGATGACGACCTGAACACACCTTTCGAGGAAACACTTGAGGCATACAGCCAATTGATAAAAGAGGGAAAGGTTAGAGTGATCGGCGCGTCGAACTACAAAACAAACCGTTTAGCTCAAGCTTTACAGGTAAGTGCCGAAAAAAACCTCGCATCTTATCAAACCCTGCAACCTGAATATAACCTATACGCACGACAGGATTATGAAACGAACCTTGAACCGCTTTGCCTTGAACGTGGCTTAGGCGTTGTGCCATTCTACTCGCTGGCCAGCGGGTTTCTGACAGGCAAATACCGCTCTGAAGCAGATTTTAACAAAAGCAAACGCGGCGGCGGCATGACCAAATACCTAAACGACCGCGGCCTGAGGATATTGGACAGTTTAGATAAAATAGCCGACCAATACCAAACATCACAAGCCAGCGTGGCTTTGGCCTGGTTAATGTCGCGCCCGTCCATCACTGCCCCTATTGTCAGCGCGACGAGTATCGGCCAGTTAAAGGACCTGATTGATGCCACTGAGCTGAATTTGAGTGAGGAGGGGGTTAGGGTGTTGGATGAGGCGAGTGCGTATTGA